One segment of Carya illinoinensis cultivar Pawnee chromosome 1, C.illinoinensisPawnee_v1, whole genome shotgun sequence DNA contains the following:
- the LOC122301860 gene encoding uncharacterized protein LOC122301860 — MTEWSATSATKAYLDTLKLCNNRKRQCDPWKTNELGSSEFVSALAAGTRSKLIVEVTSGVSPSTIALAAAARQTGGRLVCILPEPELAESKKTIKDLGLKDLVEFRTGDPSEILHSYKKIDFSLVDCKNDDYTSLLKLLDVNPKRSVVVANNLVGKKKGFSSHLRGSMKEKVEVRSLKHPIGKGMEVTMIGGKEEIDKRGWGGGGRSAVGLRRAGTMKGTGNSKWVVKVDKESGEEHIFRVPNSF, encoded by the exons ATGACGGAATGGTCTGCAACATCTGCTACAAAAGCTTATCTTGATACTCTCAAGCTG TGTAACAATCGCAAGAGACAATGCGATCCATGGAAGACAAATGAACTTGGGAGCAGTGAATTTGTATCAGCCTTAGCAGCAGGCACAAGATCTAAGCTCATAGTAGAGGTGACATCTGGTGTTTCCCCATCAACAATAGCGTTAGCAGCAGCCGCAAGGCAAACTGGTGGAAGACTGGTGTGTATTCTTCCAGAACCAGAACTTGCTGAGtcgaaaaaaacaattaaagacTTGGGTCTCAAGGACTTGGTGGAATTCAGAACTGGAGATCCCTCAGAAATATTGCACAGCTACAAGAAAATCGATTTCTCTCTTGTTGATTGTAAGAACGATGATTATACCAGTTTGCTAAAGTTGCTAGATGTTAATCCTAAAAGGTCAGTGGTAGTGGCAAACAACTTGGTGGGAAAGAAAAAAGGGTTTTCAAGCCACTTAAGAGGAAGCATGAAGGAGAAGGTTGAAGTGAGATCTCTGAAGCATCCCATAGGAAAAGGCATGGAGGTTACAATGATAGGTGGAAAGGAGGAGATTGATAAGAGGGGTTGGGGTGGAGGTGGTCGTTCTGCAGTGGGGTTACGGCGGGCTGGTACCATGAAGGGGACTGGAAATAGCAAATGGGTGGTAAAGGTTGATAAGGAAAGTGGTGAGGAACATATCTTCAGGGTGCCTAATTCATTTTAA
- the LOC122309071 gene encoding receptor-like protein 3, translating to MTQKAVPLVVGYFDTSTAEFMGGSGSGHHLSENHLKHWVVQLQYLSFLSVSHNKLTNITATIKILMHCNSLEVAILGNKFLKESMPNNVSMIDTDGFQNLRFLGLSFYSRLVVSPPRLSVILLQDNLLSGYSDLSHNKLTGTIPTQILELTDLEYLDLSENHLYGEIPVSLISLHFLRQFSIANNNLHGAIPVGTPTPDF from the exons ATGACTCAGAAAGCAGTGCCTTTG GTTGTTGGGTACTTTGACACAAGCACTGCAGAGTTCATGGGTGGATCTGGTTCAGGCCATCATCTCAGTGAAAATCATTTGAAGCACTGG GTGGTGCAACTGCAATATTTATCTTTCCTTTCAGTTAGTCACAATAAGCTAACTAATATCACTGCCACAATCAAAATTTTGATGCATTGCAACAGTCTCGAGGTTGCCATCCTTGGaaacaaatttttgaaagagtCCATGCCAAATAATGTTAGTATGATTGATACAGATGGATTTCAAAATCTCCGATTCTTGGGTCTTTC GTTCTATTCCCGATTGGTTGTCAGCCCTCCAAGACTCAGCGTTATATTGTTGCAGGATAACCTCTTGTCAG GTTACTCTGATCTTAGCCATAACAAGTTGACAGGCACCATTCCAACCCAAATATTAGAGCTCACAGACTTGGAATATTTGGATCTATCTGAAAATCATTTGTATGGTGAAATACCAGTATCATTAATTAGCTTGCATTTCCTACGTCAATTTAGCATAGCAAACAATAATCTCCATGGAGCAATACCAGTAGGCACTCCAACTCCAGACTTTTGA